AATCCTTTAATGCTCAAGACTTTTCTGACGTCACTGGCCTTGATGTAAATTTTTTACAAGACAACCATTCTTTTTCTCGTAAGGGAACTTTACGTGGATTGCATTACCAGTTGGAAAAGACTCAAGGCAAGCTTGTTCGAGTAGTGTCAGGCAGTGTTTTTGATGTTGCTGTTGATTTACGTAAAGGGTCTCCAACATTTGGTAAGTGGGATGGGGTAGAGCTAAGCGCTCAAAATCATCGGCAATTGTGGATTCCACCTGGATTTGCCCATGGCTTTTTGGTGCTTTCAGAAGCTGCCGAGTTCTTGTATAAAACGACCGATTACTATCACCCGCAAAGTGAAGTTTGCTTAGCCTGGAATGACCCTAGCGTTGGAATTCAGTGGCCTTTACCCACCGGGACTATTCCTAATCTGAATGCCAAAGATACCGCAGGCCTGACATGGGATCAGGCTCCTAAGTTTTAATGAGCACCCCTAGACCAACTCCAAAAATTTTATTGGTGAAGCTTTCCTCATTAGGGGATGTGCTGCATAACTTGCCAATCGTTTGGGATTTGCGAGCACGTTTACCTGATGCGCAAATTGATTGGGTTGTGGAAGAGGGCTATGTTCATTTATTACAACCCTTGCTCACTAAGCCAGGCTTTAAAGGTATTGACCGAATTATTCCGTTTGGTCTGCGTCGTTGGAAAAAGCATCTTTTTAAAGCAAGTACTTGGAAACAATTTTTTGCATTCAAACACCAGTTACAAGCTGTGCGATACGACTACGTTATTGAAACCCAAGGTTTATTGAAGTCTGGTTTGGTATGTGCGTTAGCAAATAAGTCTTCAGATGCTGTAGTTGCCGGCTTAGCCAATGCAACAGAATATTCGGGGTACGAACCCATTGTCAGATCGTTTTACAACCAATGCGTCCAAGTGCCATTCCAATGTCATGCGGTTGATCGTTCTCGTTGGGTCATGTGTTCTGCATTGGATTGGCCTTTATTGGAGCGCTCGGATCGACCACAGTTCTATCCGGCAGCATTTACGGAATCCTTGGCAAAAACTGCTACCTCAGATTTGCAAAAGCCTTATGTGCTTTGTTTTCATTCGACTGCTCGTGAGGCCAAGCGTTGGTCTAATAGCGATTGGATTGCACTAGGTAATGCGCTGTCCGGCAAGGGCTACCAGGTAGTATTTCCGTGGGGCAATGCTGCTGAGAAGTTGATTAGTCAAGAGCTTGCTGGCCAAATAACAGGTGCTGTAGTGCCGCCAGCATTTTCAATTGAGCAGGCATTTGCTGTTATTGCTGGTGCTGCGCTGACTGTTGGCGTTGATACTGGCTTAACTCATTTGGCTGCGGTGCTGGGTAAACCTACTGTAGAAATTTATTGCGATTCACCGCAATGGAAAACACATGGATATTGGTCAGATCGCACCCGCAATCTGGGAGATATGCGCTCACCGCCAAGTGTGGCAGAGGTTATAGAGGCTTCTTTGGAATTATTGAAGTAACTCTAAATGCTGTTTAGCGCAGCAAAGAATTAATCGCGATTAATTCTTCATCCGTTAAAGCGGCAGCATGTGCTTTCAACTTAATTGCATTCAGGATGGTGCTATACCTCGCTTGATGCAATAAAGATCTTGTGTTTATAAGCGTATCTAATGCAATCAATACATCGATATTAATTAAAGTGCCAACCTCAAATCCTAGCTTGCTAGATTCGAGCGCTGAAGAACTAGAGCGCTCTGCTGCTTCATAGGCTTTCACGCTTGCTAAGCCACCATAAAAACCAGTAAAGGCTGCGCGAGTATTTTGAGCGGCAGTGCGGCGATAGTTATCGTAGTTTGCTTTTGCCGCATCTATGAGAGTGGCGTTTTGACGAATCACCGAACTATTAAACCCACCAGAGACCAGTGGAATAGTCATTTGTAATGCCACGGTATTGTTATATACGTTCGTATTAGAAGGCGTATAACTATTCGGTGTGCCATTTGAGGTGTTGTAGCCCGAAGTGCCCACTAAATTCACGGTTGGGTAATTTAATGCTTGCGCGCCACGATAGGTGCTCTCGGCAAGACTAACGGAGAGTTGCCCCGCTAGAACATTAAAGTTGGCTGACTCCGCCTGATTAATCCAGTCATCTAATGTTTGACCAGGAGGCAGATGCGGATTGACGCTATCGGCAATTGGGTTGCCCTTACTGTCTTTTGGTTTGCTGCGAGGGTCTTTGAGAACGCCTTCAATCTTGGCGTCTTTAATAAGCGGCTTGATTGCACCAACTGGGCGGCCAACTAGCTGCTCTAAAGCGCCGCGTTTCACAATTAAATCAGCCTGCGCTGCGATCTCTTGAGAATTCGCTAAATCGAGGGCTGCTTGTGCAGTATTCACATCCACAATGGTGGCTAAGCCAGCATCAAACTTTGCTTGCGCTACCTCTAGCTGTTGTTTGATCAGAGACTTTTTATTTTGATAAAGCGCCACATTATCTTGACTTGTCAGCGCATCAAAATACGCCTGAGAAACACGTAGGATTAGATCTTGTTGCGCTAAGTAAAAGCGCATATCTGCTAATTTGGTATTCAGGTCACCTTGTTTAAATAATTCTAGGGCGGGGCAACATTAAATACGGGCTGAGTTAAGGTGACGGCGTAACTTTTTTGATCAAACACCCGAGAGTTGCCGGAAGTGTTTGAAACCACAGTATTGCTTGCGCCGTGCTGATAGTAACGAGTGCCACCAGGAGTGGCATTGGCTTGAGGCATCAATAAAGAGAAGCCTTGCCAGAAGAGCTCTTTGCTCGCCTGGTAGTTAAAGCGGGCCGCATTCAGCACGGGATCACTAAACGCCGCCTCTTGATAAAGCTGTATCAAGTCGTTCAACTGACCCTTGATGTCGTTGGCTTTGGCGCCATTGATGTTTGAGGGGGTCGACACGGCAGGAAAGGCTGGTTTACTAGGCGGTGGCGCAATCTGAGGGGGCTGCTCTAGGCCTATGAGCGTAGAAGCGCTCATCGGGGTTGGTAAGGCCGGTCTGGCGGCAGCGTTAGGGCTTTGGGCAAATGCGCTGCTTGACCATGAATTGAGGCCGAGCGCGTGACCTAGGATCAAACCAAAGGCGGTAAGTCTAGAAAGTCTGAAGCGTGCTGGGGTCATCTAATTCGGGTACTTTTTAATGTGCAATGAAGTTTAAGGCCAATTCGCTCTAAATGCTGGTTTTGGCTCAATTTTGCCAAATAAGTCTAGAAGTTTCAGATACCTATAAAATTTGGGCCATGGATCTAATTTTGCTTGGTAAGGCGGTTATTTTGGGGGTAGTGGAGGGCTTAACAGAGTTTTTGCCTATCTCCAGTACCGGCCACCTCATATTGGTGGGCGACCTACTCAACTTTAATGATGAACAGGGTAAGGCTTTTGAAGTCATTATTCAGTTTGGCGCTATTTTGGCGGTCTGCTGGGAGTTCCGCGCAAAGTTATTGAAGGTAGTAATGTCGATTACTTCCAGCGCGTTATCGCGCCGCTTTGTGCTCAATCTATTCATTGCATCCTTCCCGGCCATGAGCCTAGGTCTTTTGTTTAGCAAGCATATTAAGGCGGTTCTGTTCTCTCCTATCCCGGTAGCTAGCGCTTTCATTGTTGGCGCATTGGTTATTTTCTGGGCAGAGCGTCGTCAGCAATCTATATCCGTTACTAAGTCATATATTCAGACGGTAGATGACCTGACTCACCTCGATGCATTCAAAGTGGGGCTTGCTCAATGCGCCGCATTAATTCCTGGTACATCGCGTTCGGGTGCAACCATTATTGGCGGCATGCTGTTTGGTATACCGCGCGCAGTGGCAACGGAGTTTTCTTTCTTCCTGGCTATTTCAGTGATTGGTGGGGCAACAGCTTACGAGTTGCTCAAGCTTTGGAAAAATCCAGTGGCTATTTCAGGCGAGTATGGGTTTGCCATCTTGGTTGGATTTGTTGCTGCTTTCATTTCTGCTTTTATTTGCGTACGCTGGTTAATTCATTATGTGGCACATCATAATTTTGTGCCGTTTGCTTGGTACCGCATTGTCTTTGGTGCGCTGGTATTAATCAGCGCGTACAGCGGCTTAGTTGCCTGGTCTCACTAACTTATCAATTTTTTACAGAAAACCGGATTTCCTATGGATGTATCAATTGATGCGATCACCAATAATATTCAGTTAGCTTTAGCGCCTGTTTTTTGCTAACCGCTGTTGCAACCTTGATTAATGCGATCTCAGGCCGCCTCGCTAGATCAGTGGATCGTATGCGCACTATTCAGAGAGCAATCCAGATGGGTGAGGTTAAGGATGTGGCAGTGCTCGAGCATATGCGCAAAGAGGCGGATGAAGCAAAGGTTAGAGGTCGTCTCTGCACAGCAGCTATCTTCTTTGACGTGCTCAGTGGTGTATTTATTTCCCTCACCGTATTAGAGCTATTCTTCTTTCAGGCAGGGGCGGTGCGCTCTTTGCAAACAAGCTATGTCATTTGGACCTTTGTTTTGGACCTGATATCCTTTATGACATCCCTATCTATTGTTTTGGCTGAGGTGGTTTATGCCTACAGATCTGCTGGCTGGAACCCTCCAAGACACTATTAATCCAATTTTTACTTTTAATATTCACTCTACGTACAAATAAGAATAACCATGAATAAAATCCTCATCACTGGTGGCGCTGGCTTTTTAGGTTCCCACCTTACCGAGAAACTACTCAAAGAAGGCAATGATGTCTTGGTAGTGGATAACTACTTCACGGGCTCCAAGGAGAACTTGGCCCATTTGTTGCCTAACCCCCGCTTAGAGCTCATGCGTCACGATGTGACCTTTCCACTCTATGTAGAAACCAATCAGATTTATAACTTAGCCTGTCCAGCATCTCCGGTGCACTATCAATATGATCCAGTGCAAACTACCAAGACCAGCGTGCATGGCGCTATTAATATGCTTGGCCTTGCTAAAAGAACAAGAGCTCGCATTTTGCAAGCTTCTACGAGCGAAGTTTATGGCGACCCAGAAGTGCATCCTCAGCCTGAAGCCTATTGGGGCAAAGTAAACCCAATCGGTATTCGTTCTTGCTATGACGAAGGTAAGCGTTGTGCAGAAACCCTCTTTTTTGACTACAACCGCCAACACAACCTTGATATCAAAGTCGTACGCATCTTTAATACCTACGGCCCACGTATGCATCCTAACGATGGGCGCGTAGTGAGTAACTTTATTGTGCAAGCCTTACAAGGCGAAGACATCACAATTTATGGTGATGGCCAACAAACTCGAAGTTTTTGCTATGTCGATGACTTGATTGATGCCATGGTCAAAATGATGAACTCTGAAGAAGGGTTTACAGGACCAGTCAATATCGGCAATCCTGGTGAGTTCACAATGCTTCAGTTGGCTGAAACGATTCTCAAGCTCTCTGGCAGCAAATCCAAGATCATTCATCAACCATTACCTTCTGATGATCCAAAGCAACGTCAACCGAATATCGAGTTAGCTAAGGCAAAGCTGGGTTGGCAGCCTAAGGTGCATTTAGAAGATGGCTTGAAAGAGACGATTGCCTACTTCAAGAAGGTAGTTGCTTAAGTTGACGGTAGAGCATTCAAAAAATTTAGATAAGCGATTTGATCGCATTCGATCATTTGTTTTAAGGGCAGGTAGAACGACCGCTGGGCAACAGCGCGCCATTGATGAGCTAGGCCCAGAGTTTTTAATTCCATTTCAAGATCAGGTGCTGAACTTAGACGCTGCCTTTGGCGGCTCTAAAAACCCCAAGATCCTAGAGATTGGTTTTGGGATGGGCGAGACTACCGCCAAGATCGCAGCCCTCAGAACTCAAGATGATTTTTTAGCAATCGAAGTGCATCCACCAGGAGTAGGCGCGCTCCTGAAATTAATTGGTGAAAATAATCTCACCAATCTGAGGTTGATGCGCCATGATGCTGTCGAAGTTCTCGAGAAAATGCTCGCCCCAGAATCGCTTGATGGCATTCATATTTATTTTGCCGATCCATGGCACAAGAAGCGCCATCACAAGCGTCGCTTGATTCAGGCGGAGTTTGTAAAGCTCTTGGTGTCACGTTTAAAGCCGGGTGGCTATTTGCATCTAGCAACAGATTGGCATAACTATGCCGAGCAAATGCTCTTAGTGTTGAATGCCGAGCCTGTTTTAGTGAACACCTCAACCGAGTCAGTAAAAGTAGAAACTTTTACCGGGGAGGATGTCGCATTAGCTGATAAAGAGTCGAATGAATTTAAGCCGACTCACGAGCAGTTGGATGCAATGCATCCGGGTTACGTTGAGAGACCAGTGTATCGGCCGTTAACCAAATTTGAGAACCGCGGCATCAAGCTGGGTCACGGCGTTTGGGACTTGGTTTACAGAAAAAAATAATCAGCAGCAGATTTCAGGGAAGTAATGCGTCCCCTTATAAGCCGACGCAAACATATTTCATTTCCAAGTATTCATCCATGCCGTAGACGCTGCCTTCGCGTCCGAGCCCTGATTGCTTGATACCGCCAAATGGCGCAACTTCATTGGAGATAAGGCCAGTGTTGACGCCGACGATGCCATATTCGAGAGCCTCAGCTACTTTCCAGATGCGACCAATGTCACGGCTGTAGAAGTAAGACGCCAAACCGAATTGACTGTTATTGGCTAATTTGATCACCTCCTCATCGGACTCAAAGGGGATGACTGGCGCTACAGGACCAAAGGTTTCCTCTGTAGTGATGAGCATTGCATTTGTTACATTCGCCAAGATAGTGGGTTCGTAATAGTTCTTGCCTGGTATAGAGGCTTTGCCACCTGTGACTAATTTGGCGCCTTTACTGATGGCATCTGCAACGTGCTTCTCTACCTTCTTCAGCGCGGCAGTCTCAATGAGCGGGCCTTGTGTCACGCCAGACTCCATGCCATTACCTACCTTAATGGAGGCAATCGCTTTGGCAAATTTTTCTACGAAGGTGTCTTGCACTTTTTTATGAACGTAGAAGCGATTGGCACACACGCACGTCTGACCAGAATTCCTAAATTTCGAACTCATGGCGCCACTAACGGCTGCGTCAATGTCAGCATCTTCAAAAACAATAAAGGGTGCGTGACCACCTAACTCAAGCGCTAATTTTTTAACGGTGGGTGCACATTGTTCCATCAGAATTCGACCCACCTCTGTAGATCCCGTAAAGGAGAGATGACGAACAGTAGGTGAGGCACATAAGGTTTTGCCAATTGCAATGGATTGATTTGCATCAGCAGTCAGAATATTAATCACACCATGAGGAATGCCAGCACGTTCTGCCAGCTCTAAGGCGGACAAAGGGGTTGGCTCTGCAGGTTTAATCACAATCGTGCAACCAGCCGCTAGTGCAGGTGCAATTTTGCGAGTAATCACCGCAATCGGAAAGTTCCAAGGGGTGATTGCAACACAAACGCCAATCGGTTGCTTTAAGACCATCAGGCGTTTATCGCTCCAGGTGGTGCTGGGGATTGCACCGGATACTCGTTTTGCTTCTTCGGCAAACCATTCCACAAACGAAGCGCCATAAGCAACTTCGCCAGCAGCTTCAGTCAGCGGCTTACCTTGTTCGATGGTCATCAGCGTCGCAAGATCGCTTGTATTGGCGATGATGAGATCAAACCATTTGCGCATGATCTGCGCACGTTCTTTGCCGGTCTTTGCGCGCCACGCTGGAAGCGCATGTTCAGCAGCGCTAATCGCTAACTCGGAATCCCCGCTGCTGAGATTAGTAACTTGTGCAATCAATTCATCGGTCGCTGGATTGGTGACGGCAAAAGTGTCGCCACTAGATGCTTTAATCCATTTGCCATTGATATAGGTCTCTTCTTTAAACAGGCTGGAGTCTTTAAGAAGCGTACGAATATCGATTTTTTGCATGGTGAGCTTGCCAATAAAAGGTCGGTGACGAGTAAAAACGGGTCAATAAATAATATGCTTATTCTAGTCCTGAACAAAAGAAAAAGCCTCCGAGCCGAGGGCCAGGAGGCTAGGTTTACTGCTGGTGAACGCCGTTTTAGTTTGCTTTAGTTTCAGCGCTACGTAACTTTTGGGCCAACAGGTCTAAAACACCGTTAACGTATTTATGACCATCAGTGCCGCCAAAAGTTTTGGCTAGTTCAACCGCTTCGTTGATAGCCACTTTGTAGGGTGCCGAGAGATCCGCCGCTAGCTCATAAGTGCCAATCAGAAGGGCTGCATGCTCTACTGGGGAGAGTTCATTGATAGGGCGATCTAAAGCTGGGGTAATGATCGCTTCTAATTCATCAGTGCGATTTAAAACGCCGTCGAAAATGCCTTGAAAGAGTTCTAACTGGCAGCGACGGAAAGCTGGATCTTCAGAAAGTTGCTTCGCGATTGCAGCGCTATTGGGCAAGCTGCCCGCACGACGCATTACCAAACTTTGATAAACACCTTGTAGAGCGTATTCCCGGGCGCGACGACGAGGCGTCAGAGAGCGCTTTGGTGCTGCTGGCTGCGCATCTTTTGCCGCTTGGGTGTTTGGAGGCGTAAGAGGAGGTTTAGGCATGTCAGTCATTACGCTTCGCTAGGGTTAATTTCAATATCGATATCTGGTGTGAGGGCTAATGCGAGATTGGCCATCTCAACTACCGCTTTAGCGCAGTCAGCGCCTTTTACATTGACGCGAACTTGGGCTTGCTCATCGGTATCACAAGTTAAAACGCCATTGGCAATTGGAAGACCAGATTCAATCGAGATGCGCGTGATGCCGGCAGCAGACTCATTGGACACCAACTCAAAGTGATGCGTCTCACCACGAATCACTGCGCCTAAAGCTACTAAACCATCAAACTCACCAGTCTCAGCAAGTTTTTGTAATGCAATAGGAATTTCCAGTGCGCCAGGAACGGTAACTAATTTGATGTCTGATTGTGAAACACCTAAATTGATGAGTTCATGAATGCAGGCAGTAGTTAAAGCTACGCAATGGCCTTCATTAAATCGAGCTTGCACGATAGCAATACGTAAATCTTGGCCATTCAGATCTGCTTCTAGTACGCCAACAAAGTCATTATTTGAATTAGTCATGATATTTTTTTAAGAATTAAGGTTGATAAGGGGTATAGCCAGTCACTTCAAGCTTATAGCCTGAAAGACTTGGAACGGGGCTAGGGTTATTAGCAAGTAAACGCATTTTGCCGACGCCGATGTCCTTCAGAATCTGAGCGCCAATGCCATAGCTTCTGAAGTCTGTCTTGCGAGCCAAAGGCATTTGTGCATCACCTTGAGATTGGTTGAGCTTTTGAAATTGAGCAAGCCAATCTTCATTATTGGGTGCGGCAATACCAGCTGCATTGAGTAAGACGGCAACACCAGAAGATGAGGCAGCAATCTTTTGCAGGGCTTGGGCTAGCGGCCAAGAGTGTGTGCTGATTTGAGAATCTAAGAAATCCAATACTGTCACTGGCTCATGAACGCGCACGAGCGTCTCTTGCGCTTCAGAAGGTTTGCCATGAACTAAGGCGATATGCATGCATGAGCTTGGAGTGTCGCGATAAACAATACCATCGAACTTGCCCCAAGGTGTGATGAATTCGCGAGTGCCTTCGCGCACCACAATGCTTTCGTGTTGGCTGCGATATTGAATGAGATCGGCAATACTGCCAATCTTGAGTTGATGTTCTTTGGCAAATTCCAACAAGTCTGGTAGACGAGCCATGCTGCCATCATCTTTCATGATTTCGCAAATCACGGATGTGGGTGAGCAACCTGCCATGGCGGCAAGATCGCAACCTGCTTCGGTATGGCCTGAGCGAATTAATACGCCACCAGGTTGCGCCATCAAAGGGAAGATATGACCAGGCTGAACTAAATCGCTTGGCTTGGCATTGGGTGCAACTGCCGTTTTAATTGTCAGAGCACGATCTGCTGCTGAGATGCCGGTTGTAACGCCGGTAGCAGCTTCAATGGAGACTGTGAAATTGGTACCCATCGAAGTGCCGTTGTCGCGCACCATCAAAGGAAGATTGAGTTGTTGGCAACGCTCACGAGTGAGGGTTAGGCAAATGAGTCCGCGACCATGTTTGGCCATGAAATTGACTGCTTCTGCTGTGACATGGTCAGCGGCCAATACGAGATCGCCTTCATTTTCGCGATCTTCTTCATCAACCAGAATGACCATCTTGCCGGCACGGAGGTCGGCAATGATTTCTTCTGTGGAGGCAAGGGTATTTGGCATGGCCCTCTATTTTAAGCTGAGGAGCCCCTCTTTGTTGGTGCTTACAGCAATATCCTCGCTTTCTGACGGCAAGAGCCTTGGCCGGCTGTTTTCATGGCCAGCAGGCATTGGGAAAATGAGGGGGTGCTCAGTCCACCGACAAATCCCCCCCACTTTCCAGATCACCCCGGGAATGGCTTTATTTTGATCGAGGTTTTAGTAGCGATGAGCTTAATTTTGGGTGCATGGATGAACTTGATTCAAAGCTACCAGGTCTTGGGTTTGAAATTAATGCAACAAGAGAAGCAAAGAGCACTCATTAGAAAGGAGCAGGATGTTTTTGAAAGCGGCCTCATGGTTAAGAGCTTAAGCAATGAGCCTATTGGAATTTCTGGTCGGACTCACTTTGTGTACGCTTCTACTAAACCCGCTACTCAAATCCAGCGCTGATTTAGTTGCCAAGCAAATTCAGTATGAAAAAACGCAAGCGCTGATCGCTGAGGCTGATCGCGCATTTGAATTAATTGGGCGGGCAATTCGGATGGCGGGTTATCAAAATAGTAAAACCCGTGATCAACAGAAAAAACCGAAGAGGGAAAATTTCAAGAAAGTTCAATATATAGAAGTGCAAAAAAGAGCTGGCTATCGCGGCTCTGATGCATTGTTTATTCGCCACGAATTATCGGATGGCATCGATTTTGATTGCATTGGAAATACGCTTACGCAAGAGCGCACCAAAAGTCATCTGGCTCTGCAAGGTTTTTTAGTAAACCGACGGGCATCGCTGCCTAAGGGTACAAAAGCTAATGGAGGATCATTGATCTGCCAATCATTAGATCGTCAGGGCCGTCTACAAAACACAACCCTCATGAATGGCGTTGATGGCCTGTGGATACAAGAGATAAGCTCTGCTTCGGGCAAGTTTTCGCCGGATCAGAGTTTATTCAAAGTTTCATTACTCATGACCGATGGGGCCCAAGTAAACATTCAGCTTGAGCGGGTTTTTGCTACCCGAAATTTCTTGTGATTTTGGCTTGGGTTATTTCTCCATTGCTCTTGGGTTCTGCTTTGGTCAATCAATTGGAGCGACTGGCAACTTTGCGTATCGTTGAAGTAAATAGCATAAAGGTTGCGCATGCGAATTTCGTCGCCGCAGAAAAAGCTGTCTTGCAATGCGAAAAATCTATTTCAAATTTATCGACACTTGAAGAAAATCACTGCTTCATAGAACCTGTAGGAAAAAATCTTTGGCGTATTACTAGTAAAGAAAAACCATCGGTCCAAATTCATGTTCGGGTAGATGAAAAATCAGGTTTAACTAAACGCCTCAATTGGCGACAAGTATTTGAATAAGTATTATCAGTGGGCCCCTAATCCAGAAGCCGGATTTACTTTACTTGAACTCATGGCGGTGGTGTTGATGATTGCCATGATGGCTGTAATTACTATGCCACTGTTGCAAGCGCAAGTTGCCGCTCGAGAAATCGATTCCATAGCGAGGCGCTTCATTGCGCACGCACATTTTTCTCGTCAGCTCGCTTTATATCTTGGTGAATC
Above is a window of Polynucleobacter necessarius DNA encoding:
- the trmB gene encoding tRNA (guanosine(46)-N7)-methyltransferase TrmB, with amino-acid sequence MLKLTVEHSKNLDKRFDRIRSFVLRAGRTTAGQQRAIDELGPEFLIPFQDQVLNLDAAFGGSKNPKILEIGFGMGETTAKIAALRTQDDFLAIEVHPPGVGALLKLIGENNLTNLRLMRHDAVEVLEKMLAPESLDGIHIYFADPWHKKRHHKRRLIQAEFVKLLVSRLKPGGYLHLATDWHNYAEQMLLVLNAEPVLVNTSTESVKVETFTGEDVALADKESNEFKPTHEQLDAMHPGYVERPVYRPLTKFENRGIKLGHGVWDLVYRKK
- a CDS encoding UDP-glucuronic acid decarboxylase family protein; translation: MNKILITGGAGFLGSHLTEKLLKEGNDVLVVDNYFTGSKENLAHLLPNPRLELMRHDVTFPLYVETNQIYNLACPASPVHYQYDPVQTTKTSVHGAINMLGLAKRTRARILQASTSEVYGDPEVHPQPEAYWGKVNPIGIRSCYDEGKRCAETLFFDYNRQHNLDIKVVRIFNTYGPRMHPNDGRVVSNFIVQALQGEDITIYGDGQQTRSFCYVDDLIDAMVKMMNSEEGFTGPVNIGNPGEFTMLQLAETILKLSGSKSKIIHQPLPSDDPKQRQPNIELAKAKLGWQPKVHLEDGLKETIAYFKKVVA
- the rfbC gene encoding dTDP-4-dehydrorhamnose 3,5-epimerase; translation: MMTSSDKQGKVSSTQTSLADVLIIQPKVFGDERGWFTESFNAQDFSDVTGLDVNFLQDNHSFSRKGTLRGLHYQLEKTQGKLVRVVSGSVFDVAVDLRKGSPTFGKWDGVELSAQNHRQLWIPPGFAHGFLVLSEAAEFLYKTTDYYHPQSEVCLAWNDPSVGIQWPLPTGTIPNLNAKDTAGLTWDQAPKF
- a CDS encoding TolC family protein, with the translated sequence MRFYLAQQDLILRVSQAYFDALTSQDNVALYQNKKSLIKQQLEVAQAKFDAGLATIVDVNTAQAALDLANSQEIAAQADLIVKRGALEQLVGRPVGAIKPLIKDAKIEGVLKDPRSKPKDSKGNPIADSVNPHLPPGQTLDDWINQAESANFNVLAGQLSVSLAESTYRGAQALNYPTVNLVGTSGYNTSNGTPNSYTPSNTNVYNNTVALQMTIPLVSGGFNSSVIRQNATLIDAAKANYDNYRRTAAQNTRAAFTGFYGGLASVKAYEAAERSSSSALESSKLGFEVGTLINIDVLIALDTLINTRSLLHQARYSTILNAIKLKAHAAALTDEELIAINSLLR
- the nusB gene encoding transcription antitermination factor NusB is translated as MPKPPLTPPNTQAAKDAQPAAPKRSLTPRRRAREYALQGVYQSLVMRRAGSLPNSAAIAKQLSEDPAFRRCQLELFQGIFDGVLNRTDELEAIITPALDRPINELSPVEHAALLIGTYELAADLSAPYKVAINEAVELAKTFGGTDGHKYVNGVLDLLAQKLRSAETKAN
- a CDS encoding NAD-dependent succinate-semialdehyde dehydrogenase; translated protein: MQKIDIRTLLKDSSLFKEETYINGKWIKASSGDTFAVTNPATDELIAQVTNLSSGDSELAISAAEHALPAWRAKTGKERAQIMRKWFDLIIANTSDLATLMTIEQGKPLTEAAGEVAYGASFVEWFAEEAKRVSGAIPSTTWSDKRLMVLKQPIGVCVAITPWNFPIAVITRKIAPALAAGCTIVIKPAEPTPLSALELAERAGIPHGVINILTADANQSIAIGKTLCASPTVRHLSFTGSTEVGRILMEQCAPTVKKLALELGGHAPFIVFEDADIDAAVSGAMSSKFRNSGQTCVCANRFYVHKKVQDTFVEKFAKAIASIKVGNGMESGVTQGPLIETAALKKVEKHVADAISKGAKLVTGGKASIPGKNYYEPTILANVTNAMLITTEETFGPVAPVIPFESDEEVIKLANNSQFGLASYFYSRDIGRIWKVAEALEYGIVGVNTGLISNEVAPFGGIKQSGLGREGSVYGMDEYLEMKYVCVGL
- a CDS encoding undecaprenyl-diphosphate phosphatase; the protein is MDLILLGKAVILGVVEGLTEFLPISSTGHLILVGDLLNFNDEQGKAFEVIIQFGAILAVCWEFRAKLLKVVMSITSSALSRRFVLNLFIASFPAMSLGLLFSKHIKAVLFSPIPVASAFIVGALVIFWAERRQQSISVTKSYIQTVDDLTHLDAFKVGLAQCAALIPGTSRSGATIIGGMLFGIPRAVATEFSFFLAISVIGGATAYELLKLWKNPVAISGEYGFAILVGFVAAFISAFICVRWLIHYVAHHNFVPFAWYRIVFGALVLISAYSGLVAWSH
- the ribH gene encoding 6,7-dimethyl-8-ribityllumazine synthase — translated: MTNSNNDFVGVLEADLNGQDLRIAIVQARFNEGHCVALTTACIHELINLGVSQSDIKLVTVPGALEIPIALQKLAETGEFDGLVALGAVIRGETHHFELVSNESAAGITRISIESGLPIANGVLTCDTDEQAQVRVNVKGADCAKAVVEMANLALALTPDIDIEINPSEA
- a CDS encoding DUF2721 domain-containing protein codes for the protein MINAISGRLARSVDRMRTIQRAIQMGEVKDVAVLEHMRKEADEAKVRGRLCTAAIFFDVLSGVFISLTVLELFFFQAGAVRSLQTSYVIWTFVLDLISFMTSLSIVLAEVVYAYRSAGWNPPRHY
- the ribBA gene encoding bifunctional 3,4-dihydroxy-2-butanone-4-phosphate synthase/GTP cyclohydrolase II: MPNTLASTEEIIADLRAGKMVILVDEEDRENEGDLVLAADHVTAEAVNFMAKHGRGLICLTLTRERCQQLNLPLMVRDNGTSMGTNFTVSIEAATGVTTGISAADRALTIKTAVAPNAKPSDLVQPGHIFPLMAQPGGVLIRSGHTEAGCDLAAMAGCSPTSVICEIMKDDGSMARLPDLLEFAKEHQLKIGSIADLIQYRSQHESIVVREGTREFITPWGKFDGIVYRDTPSSCMHIALVHGKPSEAQETLVRVHEPVTVLDFLDSQISTHSWPLAQALQKIAASSSGVAVLLNAAGIAAPNNEDWLAQFQKLNQSQGDAQMPLARKTDFRSYGIGAQILKDIGVGKMRLLANNPSPVPSLSGYKLEVTGYTPYQP
- the waaC gene encoding lipopolysaccharide heptosyltransferase I, encoding MSTPRPTPKILLVKLSSLGDVLHNLPIVWDLRARLPDAQIDWVVEEGYVHLLQPLLTKPGFKGIDRIIPFGLRRWKKHLFKASTWKQFFAFKHQLQAVRYDYVIETQGLLKSGLVCALANKSSDAVVAGLANATEYSGYEPIVRSFYNQCVQVPFQCHAVDRSRWVMCSALDWPLLERSDRPQFYPAAFTESLAKTATSDLQKPYVLCFHSTAREAKRWSNSDWIALGNALSGKGYQVVFPWGNAAEKLISQELAGQITGAVVPPAFSIEQAFAVIAGAALTVGVDTGLTHLAAVLGKPTVEIYCDSPQWKTHGYWSDRTRNLGDMRSPPSVAEVIEASLELLK